The following coding sequences are from one Pseudonocardia sp. HH130630-07 window:
- a CDS encoding NAD(P)/FAD-dependent oxidoreductase: protein MSPPRVTVVGAGIAGVTCAAVLAGRGVAVTVLDRARGAGGRLATHRHAGRPADIGAAYFTVSGADFAGQVRRWQAAGLAREWTDTLGVFSGVDRAPDSRGPMRWAAPGGLRGLVADAAAELTVRTGHPVRSVRPGPGGRPLVDGEPCDAVVLAMPDPQAARLLDPATPAGAAVTGRAWNPVLALTLGHPRHAWAPLRAAFVNDHPELSLVADDGDRRGDGAPVLVAHSTGDLARRFDADPAAAAGPMTAAVHRLLGIDSDPEWTHVHRWRFAAPAGSRDEPFHLGTDGIALAGDGWGRSRVETAWLSGDRLGRELAGRLGH, encoded by the coding sequence GTGAGCCCGCCGCGGGTGACCGTGGTCGGGGCCGGGATCGCCGGCGTGACCTGCGCCGCCGTCCTGGCCGGCCGTGGCGTCGCGGTGACGGTGCTCGACCGGGCGCGCGGTGCCGGTGGGCGGCTGGCGACGCACCGGCACGCCGGGCGCCCGGCGGACATCGGTGCCGCCTACTTCACGGTGTCCGGCGCGGACTTCGCTGGGCAGGTCCGGCGCTGGCAGGCCGCCGGCCTGGCCCGGGAGTGGACCGACACGCTCGGCGTGTTCTCCGGGGTCGACCGGGCCCCGGACAGCCGGGGCCCGATGCGCTGGGCGGCGCCCGGTGGGCTGCGTGGCCTGGTCGCCGACGCCGCCGCGGAACTGACCGTGCGTACCGGGCACCCGGTCCGTTCGGTGCGGCCCGGGCCGGGTGGCCGTCCGCTGGTGGACGGCGAACCGTGCGACGCGGTGGTCCTCGCGATGCCGGACCCGCAGGCCGCACGGCTGCTGGACCCGGCGACCCCGGCCGGGGCCGCGGTCACCGGGCGGGCCTGGAACCCGGTGCTGGCACTGACCCTCGGCCACCCCCGCCACGCGTGGGCGCCGCTGCGCGCCGCGTTCGTCAACGACCACCCGGAGCTGTCGCTGGTCGCCGACGACGGCGACCGCCGCGGCGACGGCGCCCCGGTCCTGGTCGCGCACTCCACGGGCGATCTCGCCCGCCGGTTCGACGCCGATCCGGCGGCCGCGGCCGGTCCGATGACCGCGGCGGTGCACCGGCTGCTCGGGATCGACTCGGATCCGGAGTGGACGCACGTGCACCGCTGGCGCTTCGCCGCCCCCGCCGGCTCGCGGGACGAGCCCTTCCACCTGGGGACGGACGGGATCGCGCTCGCCGGGGACGGCTGGGGCCGGTCCCGGGTGGAGACGGCCTGGCTCTCCGGGGACCGCCTGGGCCGGGAGCTGGCCGGGCGACTCGGTCACTGA
- a CDS encoding MFS transporter, with amino-acid sequence MTHARTVLREPAFLRLWIGTTASGIATWALPFVLGLGVVEGALSGVDLGLALGVRTAGFLAAMPAGGVLADRYSRRTTVAWSGALAAAGSGGTALALTGAGGLALLLAGCALAGVGQGACRPAFQALVAEIVAAEQRQEANAAMTFAVRGTTLVAPALTALAATVVPVAGVTLGITVLWVLAAVVPGAGTHRAVPTGPRPGFVAEFAEGLTEARRHPWFLAGLGALTAVISTGYSATGVALPLVSSETYGGATVLAAALTGYTAGALVGAVIVARWRPEARGRVALAGLALYALAPLALLTPLPIWVVVAAYVVCGVGIELFNVPWFTAVQREVDPAKLARVSSLDFLLSYGLAPLGLALIAPAIETFGLRPVLLVCAALCLLGPGLAMLAPGARRFSRVPASAG; translated from the coding sequence GTGACGCACGCACGGACGGTCCTGCGCGAGCCGGCGTTCCTGCGGCTCTGGATCGGGACGACCGCGTCCGGCATCGCCACCTGGGCGCTGCCGTTCGTGCTGGGCCTCGGCGTCGTCGAGGGGGCGCTGTCCGGCGTGGATCTCGGACTGGCCCTCGGGGTGCGCACCGCCGGGTTCCTCGCCGCGATGCCCGCCGGTGGCGTGCTCGCCGACCGCTACTCCCGCCGGACGACGGTGGCCTGGTCCGGCGCGCTGGCCGCGGCCGGATCGGGGGGCACCGCGCTGGCCCTCACCGGCGCCGGGGGGCTCGCGCTGCTACTCGCCGGGTGCGCGTTGGCCGGAGTCGGCCAGGGCGCCTGCCGGCCGGCGTTCCAGGCGCTGGTCGCCGAGATCGTCGCCGCCGAGCAGCGCCAGGAGGCGAACGCGGCGATGACGTTCGCGGTGCGCGGCACCACGCTGGTCGCACCGGCGCTGACCGCGCTGGCCGCTACCGTCGTCCCGGTCGCCGGCGTCACGCTCGGCATCACCGTGCTGTGGGTGCTCGCGGCCGTCGTGCCGGGGGCCGGTACGCACCGGGCGGTGCCCACCGGGCCCCGCCCGGGATTCGTCGCCGAGTTCGCCGAGGGCCTCACCGAGGCCCGCCGGCACCCCTGGTTCCTCGCCGGGCTGGGCGCGCTGACCGCGGTGATCTCCACCGGTTACTCCGCGACCGGGGTGGCGTTGCCGCTGGTCAGCAGCGAGACCTACGGCGGGGCGACGGTGCTGGCCGCCGCACTCACCGGCTACACCGCCGGGGCGCTGGTCGGCGCCGTGATCGTCGCGCGGTGGCGGCCCGAGGCCCGCGGCCGGGTCGCGCTCGCCGGTCTCGCGCTGTACGCCCTCGCGCCGCTGGCACTGCTGACGCCGCTGCCGATCTGGGTCGTGGTGGCCGCCTACGTGGTGTGCGGGGTGGGGATCGAGCTGTTCAACGTCCCGTGGTTCACCGCGGTGCAGCGCGAGGTCGACCCGGCGAAGCTGGCCAGGGTGTCGTCCCTGGACTTCCTGCTGTCCTACGGGCTGGCGCCGCTCGGGCTGGCGCTGATCGCCCCGGCGATCGAGACCTTCGGGCTGCGCCCGGTGCTGCTGGTGTGCGCCGCGCTGTGCCTGCTCGGGCCGGGCCTGGCGATGCTGGCCCCCGGCGCGCGCCGGTTCTCCCGGGTGCCGGCCTCGGCGGGGTGA
- a CDS encoding ABC transporter substrate-binding protein — protein sequence MRTTRAVPLLLATLFAVTACGAQVERSTAETVTVPRCGQPVQYRAPERAVAYEAGSADKLFALGLTDRVRGWVMPPANPPVEESPWAADYARTEKLSTDLLNRELVVDAGADLVVAGWRSGFSDERGITPELLDRLGVQSFMHTETCWNYPGHPQRVTPLEGLYEDMRRLGAIFRVPERADQVVAGMQTRVAAVTEAAPRLDPPPSVFLYDSGTDRPNTAGNQVPPNDIISLAGGRNVLGDLDARWTDVGWETVVQRRPEIIMILDYGDQSAQEKIDYLTSLPQLRSVPAIANRAFFVLDYNEGISGPRNIDGLERFGAYLKEFRR from the coding sequence GTGCGCACCACCCGCGCCGTGCCGTTGCTGCTCGCCACCCTGTTCGCCGTCACCGCCTGCGGTGCGCAGGTCGAGCGGTCCACGGCCGAGACCGTCACCGTGCCCCGCTGCGGGCAGCCGGTGCAGTACCGGGCGCCCGAGCGCGCCGTCGCCTACGAGGCGGGCAGCGCCGACAAGCTGTTCGCACTGGGTCTCACCGACCGGGTGCGCGGCTGGGTGATGCCACCGGCGAACCCGCCGGTCGAGGAGTCGCCGTGGGCGGCGGACTACGCCCGCACCGAGAAGCTGTCGACCGATCTGCTCAACCGCGAACTGGTCGTGGACGCCGGCGCCGATCTCGTCGTCGCGGGATGGCGGTCCGGGTTCTCCGACGAGCGCGGCATCACCCCCGAACTGCTGGACCGGCTCGGCGTCCAGAGCTTCATGCACACCGAGACCTGCTGGAACTACCCCGGCCACCCGCAGCGCGTCACACCGCTGGAGGGCCTGTACGAGGACATGCGCCGGCTCGGTGCGATCTTCCGGGTGCCCGAGCGCGCCGACCAGGTCGTCGCCGGTATGCAGACCAGGGTGGCCGCGGTGACCGAGGCCGCCCCGCGGCTGGATCCGCCGCCGTCGGTGTTCCTCTACGACTCCGGCACCGACCGCCCGAACACCGCGGGCAACCAGGTCCCGCCGAACGACATCATCTCCCTCGCCGGTGGCCGCAACGTGCTCGGCGACCTCGACGCCCGGTGGACCGACGTCGGCTGGGAGACCGTCGTGCAGCGCCGGCCGGAGATCATCATGATCCTCGACTACGGCGACCAGAGCGCACAGGAGAAGATCGACTACCTGACCTCGCTGCCGCAGCTGCGCAGCGTCCCCGCGATCGCGAACCGGGCGTTCTTCGTGCTCGACTACAACGAGGGCATCAGCGGCCCGCGCAACATCGACGGCCTGGAGCGCTTCGGCGCCTACCTGAAGGAGTTCCGCCGGTGA
- a CDS encoding ABC transporter ATP-binding protein, with product MTDLALAGITVAAGGREIVRELSLDVASGSVVGLVGPNGSGKSTALRCVYRTLRPLRGTVLLDGDDLTAAPLREGARRVAAMTQDHSSDLDFTVAELVALGRAPHLSGHRGPGPEDLRICREAMDRVGVGPLADRGVLTLSGGERQRVLAARALAQTPEVLVLDEPTNHLDIAHQLGLLALLREIGTTVLVVLHDLNLAAAVCDRIGVLHDGRLVAAGTPAEVLTTALVADVFGVHADVVTHPVTGGTRLLYTLPGTPGSADD from the coding sequence ATGACCGATCTCGCCCTCGCCGGGATCACCGTCGCCGCCGGCGGCCGGGAGATCGTGCGCGAGCTGTCCCTCGACGTCGCGTCCGGGTCGGTGGTCGGCCTGGTCGGTCCGAACGGCAGCGGCAAGTCCACCGCGCTGCGCTGCGTCTACCGGACGTTGCGCCCGCTGCGCGGCACCGTGCTGCTCGACGGCGACGACCTCACCGCGGCCCCGCTGCGCGAGGGCGCCCGGCGGGTCGCGGCGATGACCCAGGACCACTCCTCGGACCTGGACTTCACCGTCGCCGAGCTGGTCGCCCTCGGCCGGGCCCCGCACCTGTCCGGGCACCGCGGACCGGGGCCGGAGGACCTGCGCATCTGCAGGGAGGCGATGGACCGGGTCGGCGTGGGACCGCTCGCCGACCGCGGGGTGCTGACCCTGTCGGGCGGGGAGCGCCAGCGGGTGCTCGCGGCCCGCGCACTCGCCCAGACCCCCGAGGTGCTGGTGCTCGACGAGCCGACCAACCACCTCGACATCGCCCACCAGCTGGGGCTGCTCGCGCTGCTGCGCGAGATCGGTACGACGGTGCTGGTCGTCCTGCACGACCTGAACCTCGCGGCCGCCGTCTGCGACCGGATCGGGGTACTGCACGACGGCCGGCTGGTCGCGGCGGGCACCCCGGCCGAGGTCCTCACGACCGCGCTGGTCGCCGACGTGTTCGGCGTGCACGCCGATGTCGTCACCCATCCCGTGACCGGCGGGACCCGGCTGCTCTACACGCTGCCGGGGACCCCCGGCAGCGCCGACGACTGA
- a CDS encoding FecCD family ABC transporter permease has protein sequence MFIKSTAGLAVALVVSVVLAIGLGPASVHPADTLRYLGAALTGGTIRLDEVATYEIVWQLRTPRVLLAAVVGAGLSAVGAGVQALVRNPLADPFVLGISSGAAVGAVTVLVTGALAVAGIYALSVGAFAGALGAAVLVYLAARRRGPGATSPLRLVLTGVAMAYAFQAAMALLIYLVPQGEATATVLYWTLGGFGAATWGSLPLVVVVVLAGIVALRLRARDMDVLSLGDETAASSGVDTARLRRELFVLTSVMTGAMVAVSGAIGFVGLIVPHLVRMVTGAAHARVLVLAPLVGAVLAVWVDLLSRTVVAPRELPLGVVTALVGVPVFVLLLRRRGYVFGGV, from the coding sequence ATGTTCATCAAATCAACGGCCGGGCTCGCCGTGGCGCTGGTGGTCTCCGTCGTCCTGGCGATCGGGCTCGGACCGGCCTCCGTCCATCCCGCCGACACGCTGCGCTACCTCGGGGCCGCCCTCACCGGGGGCACGATCCGGCTCGACGAGGTCGCGACCTACGAGATCGTCTGGCAGCTGCGCACGCCGCGGGTGCTGCTCGCCGCCGTCGTCGGCGCCGGGCTGTCCGCGGTCGGGGCCGGGGTGCAGGCCCTGGTCCGCAACCCGCTCGCCGACCCGTTCGTCCTGGGGATCTCCTCCGGCGCCGCGGTCGGCGCGGTGACCGTGCTGGTGACCGGGGCGCTGGCCGTCGCCGGGATCTACGCGCTGTCGGTGGGGGCGTTCGCCGGTGCGCTCGGCGCCGCGGTCCTGGTCTACCTGGCCGCGCGGCGCCGGGGACCGGGCGCGACGAGCCCGCTGCGACTGGTCCTGACCGGGGTGGCGATGGCGTACGCGTTCCAGGCCGCGATGGCGTTGCTGATCTACCTGGTGCCGCAGGGCGAGGCGACCGCCACCGTCCTCTACTGGACCCTCGGCGGGTTCGGCGCCGCCACCTGGGGCTCGCTGCCGCTGGTCGTCGTGGTGGTGCTCGCCGGCATCGTGGCGCTGCGGCTGCGGGCCCGCGACATGGACGTGCTCTCCCTGGGCGACGAGACCGCCGCGAGCTCCGGTGTGGACACCGCACGGCTGCGCCGGGAGCTCTTCGTGCTGACCTCGGTGATGACCGGCGCGATGGTCGCGGTCAGCGGGGCGATCGGGTTCGTCGGGCTGATCGTGCCGCACCTCGTGCGGATGGTCACCGGCGCCGCGCACGCCCGGGTGCTGGTGCTGGCCCCGCTGGTCGGCGCGGTGCTGGCGGTGTGGGTCGATCTGCTGTCGCGCACCGTCGTCGCCCCGCGGGAGCTGCCGCTCGGGGTGGTGACGGCGCTCGTCGGCGTGCCGGTGTTCGTGCTCCTGCTGCGCCGGCGCGGCTACGTCTTCGGGGGTGTGTAG
- a CDS encoding methyltransferase — protein sequence MTAQELPPPLPAATVTALNRPDGTLHTTRTRSWNGWDLDVPPGVFRPGLTSEMIADRVLSGEIETRGRRYLAMGCGLGLEVVAAGIRGAGHVYAVDVHPASVETAVRHHDRLAGPGGCTGIVADLLDGVPDGTVVDVVTFNPPAVSVRVAEDPDVVRNVCEGAPLLDRFFAQLAGRDVLAPGGEVLVIASNTADLPAIVRSAAGHGFDAGLVLRHDWGDGVLTHLFRFTRSGGAR from the coding sequence GTGACGGCGCAGGAGTTGCCGCCCCCGTTGCCCGCGGCGACCGTGACGGCGCTCAACCGGCCGGACGGCACCCTCCACACCACCCGCACCCGCAGCTGGAACGGCTGGGACCTCGACGTGCCGCCCGGCGTCTTCCGGCCCGGCCTGACCAGCGAGATGATCGCCGACCGGGTGCTCTCGGGGGAGATCGAGACCCGGGGCCGCCGCTACCTCGCCATGGGGTGCGGTCTCGGGCTGGAGGTCGTCGCCGCAGGGATCCGCGGTGCCGGGCACGTCTACGCGGTGGACGTGCACCCGGCGAGCGTCGAGACCGCCGTGCGCCACCACGACCGGCTGGCCGGCCCGGGCGGCTGCACCGGGATCGTCGCCGACCTGCTCGACGGCGTCCCGGACGGAACCGTCGTCGACGTCGTCACGTTCAACCCGCCGGCGGTGAGCGTGCGGGTGGCCGAGGACCCGGACGTCGTGCGCAACGTCTGCGAGGGGGCACCGCTGCTGGACCGGTTCTTCGCCCAGCTCGCGGGCCGCGACGTCCTCGCCCCGGGCGGGGAGGTCCTCGTGATCGCATCGAACACCGCCGACCTGCCCGCCATCGTGCGGAGCGCGGCCGGGCACGGGTTCGACGCCGGGCTGGTGCTGCGCCACGACTGGGGCGACGGTGTGCTCACCCACCTGTTCCGCTTCACCCGCAGCGGCGGTGCCCGATGA
- a CDS encoding Rossmann-like domain-containing protein: MSRTVDGLVAEVLDGGHGPDPAGLTATSVFWAGHGTRLAGGPVTYRNHYVLVRCGAAFGAASVRAGELDPVACQDLSGSGLDTLLAAGAPAPLRTAALDAYLAGVRPFRDDPAAERVELPAGTPEQRALARDAAVAGLLDVPAGARVALIGVVNPLVAAIRERGAECLPCDLDLRTTQWGDVVSDSAEEVIDAADTVVATGMTLANGTFDAIAARCRDRGIGLTVYAQTGAAVARAFLGDGVTALSAEPFPFSQFSADPTALYRYRAHR; the protein is encoded by the coding sequence ATGAGCCGGACCGTCGACGGACTCGTCGCCGAGGTGCTCGACGGCGGGCACGGCCCCGACCCGGCCGGGCTCACCGCGACCAGCGTGTTCTGGGCCGGTCACGGCACCCGGCTGGCCGGGGGACCGGTGACCTACCGCAACCACTACGTCCTCGTCCGCTGCGGTGCCGCGTTCGGTGCCGCGTCGGTCCGGGCCGGTGAGCTGGACCCCGTGGCCTGCCAGGACCTGTCCGGCAGCGGTCTGGACACGCTGCTCGCCGCCGGCGCCCCGGCCCCGCTACGGACCGCGGCACTGGACGCCTACCTGGCCGGCGTCCGCCCGTTCCGCGACGATCCCGCGGCCGAGCGGGTGGAGCTGCCCGCCGGCACGCCGGAGCAGCGGGCACTCGCCCGCGACGCCGCCGTCGCGGGGCTGCTCGACGTGCCGGCGGGTGCGCGCGTCGCGCTGATCGGTGTGGTGAACCCCCTGGTCGCGGCGATCCGGGAGCGGGGAGCGGAGTGTCTGCCGTGCGATCTGGACCTGCGCACGACCCAGTGGGGCGACGTCGTGTCCGACTCGGCCGAGGAGGTGATCGACGCCGCGGACACCGTCGTCGCGACCGGGATGACACTGGCCAACGGCACGTTCGACGCGATCGCGGCCCGCTGCCGGGACCGCGGGATCGGGCTGACCGTCTACGCGCAGACCGGCGCCGCGGTGGCGCGGGCGTTCCTCGGCGACGGCGTGACCGCGTTGTCCGCGGAGCCGTTCCCGTTCTCCCAGTTCAGCGCGGATCCCACGGCTCTGTACCGGTACCGGGCGCACCGGTGA
- a CDS encoding GHMP family kinase ATP-binding protein, with protein MRAGRGHAPCHHGELLQGFFRDGSGVPRPGLVTLPSPEPGVRADFIPATVGSGVTVHPPGRTKAARAARLALDAVGGPGTPGGVLTLTGSVRPGLGLGSSTADVVAAVRAVADAAGARIGPHTLARLAVAAEAASDPLMFDDTRPRLFAQRDGNVLEVLPGRIPPLLVLGCLLDGGRPVPTPAVRPPEPPAAVVDTYEALRAGLRTAFATGDAAATARIATRSARLHRTDGEVDRLLAAVHPAGALGVQIAHSGNVAGVLLAPGDGVAADRAEAALRAAGFVPTGRFTAGTGEPRPAAAAGGTR; from the coding sequence GTGAGGGCCGGCCGGGGACACGCGCCGTGCCACCACGGTGAGCTGCTGCAGGGCTTCTTCCGGGACGGCTCCGGCGTGCCGCGACCGGGCCTGGTCACGCTGCCGTCGCCGGAACCCGGCGTGCGCGCGGACTTCATCCCCGCGACGGTGGGGTCCGGGGTGACGGTGCACCCGCCCGGCCGGACCAAGGCGGCGCGGGCCGCACGACTGGCACTCGACGCCGTCGGCGGGCCGGGGACGCCCGGCGGGGTGCTGACCCTGACCGGATCGGTCCGGCCCGGTCTGGGCCTCGGCTCGTCGACCGCGGACGTGGTCGCCGCCGTCCGGGCGGTCGCGGACGCGGCCGGAGCGCGGATCGGGCCGCACACCCTGGCCCGGCTGGCGGTGGCGGCCGAGGCGGCGAGCGACCCGCTGATGTTCGACGACACCCGGCCACGGTTGTTCGCCCAGCGCGACGGGAACGTCCTGGAGGTCCTGCCGGGCCGGATCCCGCCGCTGCTGGTCCTCGGTTGCCTGCTCGACGGCGGCCGCCCGGTGCCGACCCCGGCCGTCCGCCCGCCGGAGCCGCCGGCCGCGGTCGTCGACACCTACGAGGCCCTGCGGGCCGGGTTGCGCACCGCGTTCGCCACCGGCGACGCCGCCGCGACCGCCCGCATCGCCACCCGCAGCGCGCGGCTGCACCGGACCGACGGCGAGGTGGACCGGTTGCTGGCCGCCGTGCACCCGGCCGGGGCGCTCGGGGTGCAGATCGCACACAGCGGCAACGTGGCCGGGGTGCTGCTGGCCCCCGGTGACGGAGTCGCCGCCGACCGGGCCGAGGCTGCGCTGCGTGCCGCCGGGTTCGTCCCGACCGGCCGGTTCACCGCCGGCACCGGCGAGCCCCGGCCGGCCGCCGCCGCGGGGGGAACCCGGTGA
- a CDS encoding pyridoxal-phosphate dependent enzyme, translating to MDDHVADAVGRPDLVRLGERVLCLRFETMKVLSADAAVRRLLDTGRVVPGDAVVDSSSGIYAYALALACHRHGLRCHIVGSTTVDDAARLQLELLGATLERMPPSADLKLDQSRRVARIRELLAADPRLHWMRQYHDDVHYLGYRTVAHRLREALGPVPLTVVGGVGSGASTGGLARYLRAADPPGTPTRLVGVQPFGSVTFGSEHVADPDIIIAGIGSSIPFGNVEHPAYDVVHWTGFTAALSGAVALLREHAVFAGLSAGAAYLAARWERDADPDRTVLTIAADTGHRYVGGVYARHAEAVPLDSLAPHLVRSTAELALPWSRMAWAGAAGPPGARAGAVPEPRPRAG from the coding sequence ATCGACGACCACGTCGCCGACGCCGTCGGGCGGCCGGACCTCGTCCGGCTCGGTGAGCGGGTGCTGTGCCTGCGGTTCGAGACGATGAAGGTCCTCAGCGCCGACGCCGCGGTGCGCAGGCTGCTCGACACCGGCCGGGTCGTGCCCGGGGACGCCGTGGTGGACAGCTCCAGCGGGATCTACGCCTACGCGCTGGCCCTGGCCTGCCACCGGCACGGGCTGCGCTGTCACATCGTCGGCTCCACCACGGTCGACGACGCCGCCCGGCTGCAGCTGGAGCTGCTCGGCGCGACCCTCGAACGAATGCCGCCGAGTGCCGACCTCAAACTCGACCAGAGCCGCCGGGTCGCCCGGATCCGCGAGCTGCTCGCCGCCGATCCGCGGCTGCACTGGATGCGCCAGTACCACGACGACGTGCACTACCTCGGCTACCGCACGGTCGCGCACCGGCTGCGCGAGGCACTCGGCCCGGTGCCGCTGACCGTCGTCGGCGGAGTCGGGTCGGGCGCGTCCACCGGCGGGCTCGCCCGCTACCTGCGTGCCGCGGACCCACCCGGCACCCCGACCCGCCTGGTCGGCGTGCAGCCGTTCGGCAGCGTCACCTTCGGCAGCGAGCACGTCGCCGACCCCGACATCATCATCGCCGGGATCGGCAGCTCGATCCCCTTCGGCAACGTCGAGCACCCGGCCTACGACGTGGTCCACTGGACCGGGTTCACCGCGGCGCTGTCCGGGGCAGTGGCCCTGCTGCGCGAGCACGCGGTGTTCGCCGGGCTGTCCGCCGGCGCGGCCTACCTGGCGGCCCGCTGGGAGCGCGACGCCGACCCGGACCGCACGGTGCTGACGATCGCCGCGGACACCGGGCACCGCTACGTCGGCGGCGTCTACGCCCGGCACGCCGAGGCCGTCCCCCTCGACTCGCTCGCCCCGCACCTGGTCCGGTCCACCGCGGAGCTGGCGCTGCCGTGGTCACGGATGGCGTGGGCCGGGGCGGCCGGGCCACCGGGCGCGCGGGCCGGCGCGGTGCCGGAGCCCCGGCCCCGGGCGGGCTGA
- a CDS encoding FAD-binding oxidoreductase, whose amino-acid sequence MVERASTGGELIEGEPVVVEPEGRPFGGSTAPAELGRSVPDATGRAVLADLAAVLDADRILTDPDTVRPYVHDEAEWAGYGTPLCVVRARSTADVAATVRVCARHRTPVVARGAGTGLSGGANAVEGCVLLSCERMTAIREISPGERLAVVEPGVVNDDLRAACAEQGLWYPPDPASAPWSTIGGNVATNAGGLCCVKYGVTRDYVLALEVVTARGETVRVGRRTAKGVVGYDLTGLMVGSEGTLGVITEITVKLRPARPAAPRTVVGFFDSLADCGAAVAAVTEQGLQPAVFELVDRECLAAVNSWRNAGLPEDAAALLLAQTDLPEPAAEAEAEAILAAFTAHGATEAMASTDETEAEALFAARRMAYPALEQLGMGMLTEDVCVPRPRMAAMLARIEEIAARHRVRIATVAHAGDGNLHPLMLTPHDDPGARERTRAAFDEIIGTAVELGGTVTGEHGVGLLKRDGMERELGPEVLAMQRAVKSALDPDGILNPGKAV is encoded by the coding sequence ATGGTCGAGCGTGCATCCACCGGCGGAGAGCTGATCGAGGGCGAGCCGGTCGTCGTCGAACCGGAGGGGCGGCCGTTCGGTGGGTCGACCGCGCCGGCCGAGCTGGGCCGGTCGGTGCCGGACGCGACCGGGCGGGCGGTGCTCGCCGACCTCGCGGCCGTACTGGACGCCGACCGGATCCTGACCGACCCGGACACCGTCCGCCCCTACGTGCACGACGAGGCCGAGTGGGCCGGCTACGGCACGCCGCTGTGCGTGGTGCGGGCACGCAGCACCGCGGACGTCGCCGCGACGGTGCGGGTCTGCGCCCGGCACCGGACACCGGTCGTCGCGCGCGGGGCGGGCACCGGTCTGTCCGGCGGCGCGAACGCGGTCGAGGGCTGCGTGCTGCTGTCGTGCGAGCGGATGACCGCGATCCGGGAGATCTCGCCGGGGGAGCGGCTCGCCGTCGTCGAACCGGGGGTGGTCAACGACGACCTGCGCGCGGCCTGCGCGGAGCAGGGGCTCTGGTACCCGCCGGACCCGGCGTCCGCGCCGTGGTCGACGATCGGCGGCAACGTCGCCACCAACGCCGGTGGCCTGTGCTGCGTGAAGTACGGCGTCACCCGCGACTACGTCCTCGCGCTCGAGGTGGTGACGGCGCGCGGCGAGACCGTGCGGGTCGGCCGGCGCACCGCGAAGGGGGTCGTCGGCTACGACCTGACCGGGCTGATGGTCGGCTCCGAGGGCACCCTCGGCGTGATCACCGAGATCACCGTGAAGCTGCGCCCGGCCCGGCCGGCTGCGCCGCGCACCGTCGTCGGGTTCTTCGACTCGCTCGCCGACTGCGGGGCCGCGGTCGCCGCCGTCACCGAGCAGGGGCTGCAGCCCGCGGTGTTCGAGCTGGTCGACCGCGAGTGCCTGGCCGCGGTGAACAGCTGGCGCAACGCCGGTCTCCCGGAGGACGCCGCCGCGTTGCTGCTCGCCCAGACCGACCTGCCCGAACCGGCGGCCGAGGCGGAGGCGGAGGCGATCCTCGCCGCGTTCACCGCGCACGGGGCGACCGAGGCGATGGCCTCGACCGACGAGACCGAGGCCGAGGCGTTGTTCGCCGCGCGGCGGATGGCCTACCCGGCGCTGGAACAGCTCGGGATGGGCATGCTGACCGAGGACGTCTGCGTCCCCCGGCCCCGGATGGCGGCCATGCTGGCCCGGATCGAGGAGATCGCCGCCCGGCACCGGGTGCGGATCGCGACCGTCGCGCACGCCGGGGACGGCAACCTGCACCCGCTGATGCTGACCCCGCACGACGATCCCGGCGCGCGGGAACGGACCCGGGCCGCGTTCGACGAGATCATCGGCACCGCCGTCGAACTCGGGGGGACGGTGACCGGTGAGCACGGCGTCGGCCTGCTCAAGCGCGACGGCATGGAACGGGAGCTGGGGCCGGAGGTGCTGGCCATGCAGCGCGCGGTGAAGTCCGCACTCGACCCGGACGGCATCCTCAACCCGGGCAAGGCCGTCTAG